In Monodelphis domestica isolate mMonDom1 chromosome 3, mMonDom1.pri, whole genome shotgun sequence, the following proteins share a genomic window:
- the LOC100620011 gene encoding zinc finger protein 883-like isoform X2 yields MLENVQNLLSVGLPVPRENFISCLQQGKAPWLLAQKDSRNSCLEAKTNFEVKDLSAKLSLSLEGSGPQRCMSEDPHDFLLRHICDSTIKVNKNPKSDSEFDETAEKFSQYSVLTRYMKFTSGNDYCLDSEYRKCFLKEVGLLQSPEKPEMPVYQGNVRGITFGCISDVIRHRKSKCVKKVSVIDKGGRSFSKNCELTAHQRIHTIEKPYKCKQCGKAFTRRGNLATHQRIHTGEKPYDCKHCGKAFTQSYNLFTHQRIHTGKKPYKCKQCGKTFRQRGSLDTHQIIHTGEKPHKCKHCGKAFTLRGNLTVHQRIHSGEKPYECSQCGKAFTQKCSLARHQRIHAVEKSYECKRCGKAFTQRGNLATHQRIHTGEKPYECKQCGNAFIERDCLARNQSITAEKPYEFKQYRKAFTQTGSLAAHQRIHNGKKAYECKQCRKAFTLRVHLYRHQRIHTVEKPYECKQCGKVFSRRGHLATHQRIHTGEKPYECKQCGKAFRLRGDLAAHQRIHTGEKPYECKQCGKAFKQRSSLATHQRIHTGEKPYECKHCGKAFTLRGNLAAHMRIHSGEKPYECNQCGKAFTQKCSLAKHQRIHTVEKPYEC; encoded by the exons atgctggagaatgtgcaAAACctactctctgtgg GGCTTCCAGTTCCTAGAGAAAATTTTATCTCCTGTTTGCAGCAAGGTAAAGCACCATGGCTGCTAGCGCAAAAAGACTCAAGGAACTCCTGCCTAG agGCAAAGACTAATTTTGAAGTGAAGGACTTGTCTGCAAAGTTAAGCCTTTCTCTGGAAGGATCTGGCCCCCAACGATGCATGAGTGAGGATCCTCATGACTTCCTTTTGAGACATATCTGTGACTCTACtatcaaagtaaataaaaatccgAAGAGTGACAGTGAATTTGATGAAACTGCAGAGAAATTCAGCCAATATTCAGTCCTAACTCGGTATATGAAATTTACCTCAGGAAATGACTATTGTCTGGATAGTGAATATAGGAAATGCTTTCTTAAAGAAGTAGGACTTCTTCAGTCACCTGAGAAACCTGAAATGCCCGTGTATCAAGGTAATGTAAGAGGAATCACCTTTGGCTGTATTTCAGACGTCATTAGACATCGAAAAAGTAAATGTGTCAAGAAGGTTTCTGTGATTGATAAAGGTGGGAGATCTTTCAGTAAGAACTGTGAGCTcactgcacatcagagaattcacactatagagaaaccttataaatgtaaacaatgtggaaaggctttcacacggaGGGGCAatcttgctacacatcagagaatccacactggagagaaaccttatgattgtaaacactgtggaaaggctttcacacagagctACAATCTTtttacacatcagagaatccacactggaaagaaaccttataaatgtaaacagtgtggaaagactttcagacaGAGGGGCAGTCTTGATACACATCAGAttatccacactggagagaaacctcataaatgtaaacactgtggGAAGGCTTTTACACTTAGGGGCaatcttactgtacatcagagaatccacagtggagagaaaccttatgaatgtagtcaatgtggaaaggctttcacacagaagTGCTCTCTTGctagacatcagagaattcatgctgtagagaaatcttatgaatgtaaacggtgtggaaaggctttcacacagaggggcaATCTTGCTACacaccagagaatccacactggagagaaaccttatgaatgtaaacagtgtggaaatgCTTTCATAGAGAGGGACTGTCTGGCCAGAAATCAGAGTATCACTgcagagaaaccttatgaatttAAACAGTATAGAAAAGCTTTCACACAGACTGGCAGTCTTGCTgcacatcaaagaatccacaatGGAAAGAAagcttatgaatgtaaacagtgtagAAAGGCTTTTACACTGAGGGTACATCTTTATagacaccagagaattcacactgtagagaaaccttatgaatgtaaacagtgtggaaaggttTTCAGTCGAAGGGGCCATCTTGCTactcatcagagaatccacactggagagaaaccttatgaatgtaaacagtgtggaaaggcttttagacTGAGGGGagatcttgctgcacatcagagaatccacactggagagaaaccttatgaatgtaaacagtgtggaaaggctttcaagcAGAGGAGCAGTCTTGCTACacaccagagaatccacactggagagaaaccttatgaatgtaaacactgtggaaaggcttttacacttAGGGGCAATCTTGCTGCACATATgagaatccacagtggagagaaaccttatgaatgtaatcaatgtggaaaggctttcacacagaagTGTagtcttgctaaacatcagagaattcacactgtagagaaaccttatgaatgttaa
- the LOC100620011 gene encoding zinc finger protein 883-like isoform X1 produces MHAAAFLGPLLGAHRGSLRPSGLPPPEGPQGDPSREPAAREMAPRTPRPSQGSITFKDVAVDFTQEEWCLLDHSQKELYLEVMLENVQNLLSVGLPVPRENFISCLQQGKAPWLLAQKDSRNSCLEAKTNFEVKDLSAKLSLSLEGSGPQRCMSEDPHDFLLRHICDSTIKVNKNPKSDSEFDETAEKFSQYSVLTRYMKFTSGNDYCLDSEYRKCFLKEVGLLQSPEKPEMPVYQGNVRGITFGCISDVIRHRKSKCVKKVSVIDKGGRSFSKNCELTAHQRIHTIEKPYKCKQCGKAFTRRGNLATHQRIHTGEKPYDCKHCGKAFTQSYNLFTHQRIHTGKKPYKCKQCGKTFRQRGSLDTHQIIHTGEKPHKCKHCGKAFTLRGNLTVHQRIHSGEKPYECSQCGKAFTQKCSLARHQRIHAVEKSYECKRCGKAFTQRGNLATHQRIHTGEKPYECKQCGNAFIERDCLARNQSITAEKPYEFKQYRKAFTQTGSLAAHQRIHNGKKAYECKQCRKAFTLRVHLYRHQRIHTVEKPYECKQCGKVFSRRGHLATHQRIHTGEKPYECKQCGKAFRLRGDLAAHQRIHTGEKPYECKQCGKAFKQRSSLATHQRIHTGEKPYECKHCGKAFTLRGNLAAHMRIHSGEKPYECNQCGKAFTQKCSLAKHQRIHTVEKPYEC; encoded by the exons GGGTCAATAACATttaaggatgtggctgtggacttcacccaggaagAGTGGTGCCTTTTGGACCATTCTCAGAAAGAACTGTACCtggaggtcatgctggagaatgtgcaAAACctactctctgtgg GGCTTCCAGTTCCTAGAGAAAATTTTATCTCCTGTTTGCAGCAAGGTAAAGCACCATGGCTGCTAGCGCAAAAAGACTCAAGGAACTCCTGCCTAG agGCAAAGACTAATTTTGAAGTGAAGGACTTGTCTGCAAAGTTAAGCCTTTCTCTGGAAGGATCTGGCCCCCAACGATGCATGAGTGAGGATCCTCATGACTTCCTTTTGAGACATATCTGTGACTCTACtatcaaagtaaataaaaatccgAAGAGTGACAGTGAATTTGATGAAACTGCAGAGAAATTCAGCCAATATTCAGTCCTAACTCGGTATATGAAATTTACCTCAGGAAATGACTATTGTCTGGATAGTGAATATAGGAAATGCTTTCTTAAAGAAGTAGGACTTCTTCAGTCACCTGAGAAACCTGAAATGCCCGTGTATCAAGGTAATGTAAGAGGAATCACCTTTGGCTGTATTTCAGACGTCATTAGACATCGAAAAAGTAAATGTGTCAAGAAGGTTTCTGTGATTGATAAAGGTGGGAGATCTTTCAGTAAGAACTGTGAGCTcactgcacatcagagaattcacactatagagaaaccttataaatgtaaacaatgtggaaaggctttcacacggaGGGGCAatcttgctacacatcagagaatccacactggagagaaaccttatgattgtaaacactgtggaaaggctttcacacagagctACAATCTTtttacacatcagagaatccacactggaaagaaaccttataaatgtaaacagtgtggaaagactttcagacaGAGGGGCAGTCTTGATACACATCAGAttatccacactggagagaaacctcataaatgtaaacactgtggGAAGGCTTTTACACTTAGGGGCaatcttactgtacatcagagaatccacagtggagagaaaccttatgaatgtagtcaatgtggaaaggctttcacacagaagTGCTCTCTTGctagacatcagagaattcatgctgtagagaaatcttatgaatgtaaacggtgtggaaaggctttcacacagaggggcaATCTTGCTACacaccagagaatccacactggagagaaaccttatgaatgtaaacagtgtggaaatgCTTTCATAGAGAGGGACTGTCTGGCCAGAAATCAGAGTATCACTgcagagaaaccttatgaatttAAACAGTATAGAAAAGCTTTCACACAGACTGGCAGTCTTGCTgcacatcaaagaatccacaatGGAAAGAAagcttatgaatgtaaacagtgtagAAAGGCTTTTACACTGAGGGTACATCTTTATagacaccagagaattcacactgtagagaaaccttatgaatgtaaacagtgtggaaaggttTTCAGTCGAAGGGGCCATCTTGCTactcatcagagaatccacactggagagaaaccttatgaatgtaaacagtgtggaaaggcttttagacTGAGGGGagatcttgctgcacatcagagaatccacactggagagaaaccttatgaatgtaaacagtgtggaaaggctttcaagcAGAGGAGCAGTCTTGCTACacaccagagaatccacactggagagaaaccttatgaatgtaaacactgtggaaaggcttttacacttAGGGGCAATCTTGCTGCACATATgagaatccacagtggagagaaaccttatgaatgtaatcaatgtggaaaggctttcacacagaagTGTagtcttgctaaacatcagagaattcacactgtagagaaaccttatgaatgttaa